One window of Candidatus Microthrix subdominans genomic DNA carries:
- a CDS encoding GNAT family N-acetyltransferase — MPEPDETDQPTRPYPPGWEADVVLRDGGTVHVRPIVPSDAERLTAFHQRQSAESIYYRYFSARPRLSEKDLIHLTQLDYVDRVAFVALLGDELIGVGRYERWGEQPVAEVAFFIDDAHAQRGLASVFLEYLVAAARERGLARFTASVLPDNTKMLIVFSSAGFEVSRQFADGVIEVSFELHPTPEAEAARERREATASAASVRRLFTPSSVAVVGAGSTPGTLGHEVVYNLLAQRFAGTVWAVNERAHVVCGLPAFPSLLDIPADVDLAVIATPAERVVESIELCVRKHVRAVVILTAGFSEAGPEGAAVEAEVVATARRGGVRVLGPNCLGLVNTDPEVRLHATFAPTAPMEGDIGILAQSGTLAAAIIDRTRRVGLGLSSFVAAGNRADIGASDLLRYWYDEPRTKGVLLYLESFGRIERFVRSARALTAAKPVIAVAAGSSLSASPSTGLGQAPDPEARLRQRIAKAVFRQTGIVRVGTLHQLLDVGRLLSAQGVPQGIGVTVVGNSGGAVDLAVGECASAGLTVLPGPRLSWRADAEDYRVALEEVLADERSASVLIVHAPPELRPNPAVNDVILDAAVAHPERVITVCNFDAADVDELRRGSTVVPVYEFPEPAARALGRLAGYWAWTHTRQSLDDQDAMLDPVTDGVGPDELARTMLDQHGEGALPLGTEEPLLAAAGVPIAPRVVVESAEDASAAAEELGYPVTVKGATRDRVLRSEAGGVSLDLYDAKSVDDAATRLVERFGDGAMPLVVQRMIDRGVDVGVTFRRRQGVTTVTIGVGGVFANEDDASLGVLPASRTDLAMLVGGTDVGRQLGRITGTEELVDLLARMCALMEAAPEIAALTANPIIAGIHGVTLADVVVELAEPPAEDLAARRLDFEPEASDARSPGASALT, encoded by the coding sequence GTGCCCGAGCCCGACGAGACCGACCAGCCGACCAGGCCCTATCCGCCCGGATGGGAGGCCGACGTCGTCCTGCGCGACGGCGGCACGGTGCATGTGCGCCCGATCGTACCCAGCGATGCCGAGCGTCTGACCGCCTTCCACCAGCGCCAGTCCGCCGAGAGCATCTACTACCGGTACTTCTCCGCCCGACCAAGGCTGTCGGAGAAGGACCTGATCCACCTCACACAGCTCGACTACGTCGACCGGGTCGCCTTCGTGGCGTTACTGGGCGACGAGTTGATCGGCGTCGGACGCTACGAGCGGTGGGGCGAACAGCCGGTGGCCGAGGTGGCGTTCTTCATCGACGACGCCCACGCTCAGCGGGGCCTGGCCAGCGTGTTCCTCGAATACCTGGTTGCCGCGGCGCGCGAGCGGGGCCTGGCACGCTTCACCGCGTCGGTCCTCCCCGACAACACCAAGATGCTCATCGTGTTCTCATCGGCCGGCTTTGAGGTCAGCCGACAGTTCGCCGATGGCGTCATCGAGGTGTCCTTCGAACTCCACCCCACCCCGGAGGCCGAGGCGGCTCGCGAACGTCGCGAGGCGACCGCTTCGGCAGCCTCGGTGCGTCGCCTGTTCACCCCCTCCAGCGTCGCGGTGGTCGGCGCCGGTTCCACCCCGGGCACGCTCGGCCACGAGGTGGTGTACAACCTGCTCGCCCAGCGCTTCGCCGGCACGGTCTGGGCGGTCAACGAGCGGGCCCATGTCGTCTGCGGCCTGCCCGCCTTTCCCAGCCTGCTCGACATCCCGGCCGACGTCGACCTGGCGGTGATCGCCACCCCGGCGGAGCGGGTGGTCGAGTCGATCGAGCTGTGCGTTCGCAAACACGTACGGGCCGTGGTCATCCTCACCGCCGGCTTCTCCGAGGCCGGCCCCGAGGGCGCTGCGGTCGAGGCCGAGGTCGTCGCCACCGCCCGACGCGGCGGCGTCCGCGTGCTCGGCCCCAACTGCCTGGGCCTGGTCAACACCGACCCAGAGGTTCGCCTCCACGCCACGTTCGCACCGACCGCGCCCATGGAGGGCGATATCGGCATCCTCGCCCAATCGGGGACGCTCGCCGCAGCGATCATCGACCGCACCCGCCGGGTGGGGCTCGGCCTCAGCTCGTTCGTCGCCGCAGGCAACCGGGCGGACATCGGAGCGTCGGACCTGCTGCGCTACTGGTACGACGAACCTCGCACCAAGGGCGTGCTGTTGTACCTGGAAAGCTTCGGGCGAATCGAACGCTTCGTACGCTCGGCGAGGGCGCTCACCGCCGCCAAGCCGGTGATCGCCGTCGCCGCCGGATCGTCGCTCAGCGCATCGCCGAGCACCGGCCTGGGCCAAGCGCCCGACCCGGAGGCCCGCCTGCGCCAGCGCATCGCCAAGGCCGTCTTCCGCCAAACCGGCATCGTCCGCGTCGGCACGCTGCACCAACTGCTCGACGTCGGCCGCCTGCTCTCCGCCCAGGGAGTCCCCCAGGGCATCGGCGTGACCGTGGTCGGCAACTCCGGCGGGGCGGTCGACCTCGCCGTCGGCGAGTGTGCGTCCGCCGGCCTCACCGTGCTGCCCGGCCCCCGCCTGTCCTGGCGGGCGGATGCCGAGGACTATCGGGTTGCCCTCGAGGAGGTGCTCGCCGACGAGCGTTCCGCCTCGGTACTGATCGTGCATGCTCCGCCCGAGCTGCGCCCGAACCCGGCGGTCAACGACGTGATCCTCGACGCAGCCGTTGCCCACCCCGAGCGGGTGATCACCGTGTGCAACTTCGACGCCGCCGATGTCGACGAGTTACGGCGTGGCTCGACCGTCGTGCCGGTGTATGAGTTTCCCGAACCTGCAGCCCGGGCGCTGGGCCGCCTGGCCGGGTACTGGGCTTGGACCCACACCAGACAGAGCCTCGACGATCAGGACGCCATGCTCGACCCGGTGACCGACGGGGTCGGGCCGGACGAGCTGGCCCGGACGATGCTCGACCAGCACGGGGAGGGCGCCCTGCCGCTGGGCACCGAGGAACCGCTGCTCGCCGCTGCCGGTGTGCCGATCGCGCCCCGCGTGGTGGTGGAAAGCGCCGAGGATGCCTCGGCCGCCGCCGAAGAGCTGGGCTACCCGGTGACGGTCAAGGGCGCCACTCGTGACCGGGTGTTGCGGTCAGAGGCCGGCGGAGTGTCGCTCGACCTCTACGACGCCAAGTCGGTCGACGATGCCGCCACCCGCCTGGTCGAGCGCTTCGGCGACGGGGCCATGCCGCTGGTCGTCCAGCGGATGATCGATCGCGGCGTCGACGTCGGGGTCACGTTCCGTCGACGCCAGGGCGTGACGACGGTGACCATCGGCGTCGGAGGTGTGTTCGCCAACGAGGACGACGCGTCGCTGGGCGTTCTGCCCGCGTCGCGCACCGACCTGGCGATGCTGGTCGGAGGCACCGACGTCGGACGCCAGCTGGGACGCATCACCGGAACCGAGGAGCTGGTGGACCTCCTTGCGCGCATGTGCGCCCTGATGGAAGCCGCCCCCGAGATCGCAGCGCTGACCGCCAACCCGATCATCGCCGGCATCCACGGCGTTACCCTGGCCGACGTGGTCGTCGAACTGGCCGAGCCTCCCGCCGAAGACCTGGCCGCCCGCCGGCTCGACTTCGAGCCGGAAGCCAGCGACGCCCGCTCACCGGGGGCATCAGCTCTCACCTGA
- a CDS encoding bifunctional riboflavin kinase/FAD synthetase, whose translation MGSAAKWLRDGAAVTIGAYDGVHLGHRAVIAKLTSTAQRRGLASVVVTFEPHPAAVLRPESAPRRLCDLETKLELLADTGVDAVYVIGFDAERAQEAPEHFIKRLLVDELSTRLVIVGSDFRFGHRRGGDVTMLEEAGSELGFDVEGLALVGMDGRPVRVEEQVSSTAIRRALTEGRLEAANAMLGRPHELRGVVVEGDRRGRTWGFPTANVAVPSDMLLPEPGICAGRVVRSDGSLLDAAIYLGNRPTVYGDGGEVVLEAHALDWEGDLYGEAVAVRFTDRIRGDAAFDTFDELVEQIRRDCDEARRVLAASPDRPGSERVEGGGHRG comes from the coding sequence ATGGGATCCGCCGCGAAATGGTTGCGGGACGGGGCCGCGGTGACGATCGGCGCCTACGACGGCGTCCACCTGGGGCACCGGGCGGTCATCGCCAAGCTGACCTCGACGGCGCAACGACGCGGCCTGGCGTCGGTCGTCGTCACCTTCGAGCCTCACCCGGCCGCCGTGCTGCGGCCCGAGTCGGCGCCGAGACGCCTGTGCGACCTCGAAACCAAGCTCGAACTGCTGGCCGACACCGGGGTCGATGCGGTCTACGTGATCGGTTTCGACGCCGAGCGGGCCCAGGAGGCACCCGAGCATTTCATCAAGCGCTTGCTCGTCGATGAACTGTCGACCCGGCTGGTGATCGTCGGCAGCGACTTCCGGTTCGGGCACCGGCGCGGCGGCGATGTCACCATGCTCGAGGAGGCCGGCAGCGAACTGGGCTTCGACGTCGAGGGGCTGGCGCTTGTCGGCATGGACGGCCGCCCGGTGCGGGTCGAGGAGCAGGTCAGCTCGACCGCGATCCGGCGGGCATTGACCGAGGGCCGCCTCGAGGCGGCCAACGCCATGCTGGGCCGCCCCCACGAGCTGCGGGGGGTCGTGGTCGAGGGCGACCGCCGGGGTCGGACCTGGGGGTTTCCCACCGCCAACGTGGCGGTCCCATCGGACATGTTGTTGCCTGAGCCAGGGATCTGCGCAGGGCGGGTGGTGCGAAGCGACGGCTCGTTGCTCGATGCCGCGATCTACCTGGGTAACCGCCCCACCGTCTACGGCGACGGTGGGGAGGTCGTGTTGGAGGCACACGCGCTCGACTGGGAGGGCGACCTGTACGGCGAAGCGGTGGCAGTGCGCTTCACCGACCGAATTCGTGGCGACGCGGCTTTCGACACGTTCGACGAGCTGGTGGAACAGATCCGGCGGGACTGCGACGAGGCGCGGCGCGTGTTGGCAGCGTCGCCCGACAGGCCAGGGTCGGAGCGAGTGGAAGGTGGTGGTCACCGTGGTTGA
- a CDS encoding alpha/beta hydrolase, translated as MVDQLIKDLPGDDEVIDPLIGPSAPDAPAIGLGRTPRLARHRIHLDDGHEVGITLAGKGIPLVVIHGFTAEGFLYAQTLSRLCGMGFRVIAIDIAGHGGTAGLPEDGLNIGAYSALVGRVLDKLGVRHCLLAGHSMGGRLVTQLAANQPDRVLGVVLVDAIVGDTWDRMVYLFRVWPPLLGAVGIMLLVDSMLIPPLTRNPTQAMKLLRLSTPTMAGHLIRPWRLLGPMASILRTRSSRYALDAAADAGTPFYILHGDRDIAVPHRTSEDAARRVGADLITVEKAGHSWLLTDPETLPAIIAELLQGELGDDLRAAFVALGVGEDPDLTAIESVCYDPGAAVFDLALPEEVEYAGASVARSEPAFRWHRDDETG; from the coding sequence GTGGTTGACCAGCTGATCAAGGACCTGCCGGGCGACGACGAGGTCATCGATCCGCTCATCGGGCCGAGCGCCCCCGATGCCCCGGCGATCGGGCTGGGCAGAACGCCTCGATTGGCCCGCCACCGCATCCATCTCGACGATGGCCACGAGGTGGGCATCACGCTGGCGGGCAAGGGCATTCCCCTCGTCGTCATCCATGGCTTCACCGCCGAGGGGTTCCTCTACGCCCAAACCCTGTCGCGGCTGTGCGGCATGGGGTTTCGCGTGATCGCCATCGACATCGCAGGGCACGGGGGCACGGCCGGTCTCCCCGAGGACGGCCTCAACATCGGGGCATACTCGGCGTTGGTCGGCCGGGTTCTCGACAAGCTGGGCGTGCGGCACTGCCTGCTGGCCGGTCACTCGATGGGCGGCCGCTTGGTCACCCAGCTGGCGGCCAACCAGCCCGACCGGGTGCTGGGCGTTGTGCTGGTCGATGCCATCGTCGGCGACACCTGGGACCGCATGGTGTATCTGTTTCGGGTGTGGCCGCCGTTGCTCGGCGCGGTCGGGATCATGTTGTTGGTCGACTCGATGCTGATCCCGCCGCTGACGCGCAACCCGACCCAGGCGATGAAGCTGCTGCGCTTGTCCACCCCGACGATGGCCGGTCACCTGATCCGTCCGTGGCGGCTGCTCGGCCCGATGGCCTCGATCCTGCGCACCCGGTCGAGCCGCTACGCCCTCGACGCTGCGGCGGATGCGGGCACGCCGTTCTACATTCTCCACGGCGATCGGGACATCGCAGTGCCGCACCGAACCAGTGAGGACGCGGCCCGACGGGTCGGCGCCGACCTGATCACGGTGGAAAAGGCCGGACACTCCTGGTTGTTGACCGACCCGGAGACGCTGCCGGCGATCATCGCCGAGCTGCTGCAGGGCGAACTCGGCGACGATCTGCGGGCGGCGTTCGTGGCGCTGGGGGTGGGGGAGGACCCGGACCTGACAGCGATCGAATCGGTTTGTTACGACCCGGGGGCGGCGGTCTTCGACCTGGCGCTGCCCGAAGAGGTCGAGTATGCCGGGGCGTCGGTCGCACGATCCGAACCCGCCTTCCGTTGGCACCGCGACGACGAAACCGGGTAG
- the rpsO gene encoding 30S ribosomal protein S15, with protein MPPKGDIIAKHARDASDTGSPEVQIALLTARITHLTEHLRSHKRDHHTRRGLLQMVGRRRRLLNYLKNTDIERYRALIAELGLRR; from the coding sequence ATGCCGCCCAAGGGCGACATCATCGCCAAGCATGCCCGTGACGCATCCGACACGGGCTCGCCCGAGGTGCAGATCGCGCTGCTGACCGCGCGGATCACGCACCTCACCGAGCACCTCCGCTCGCACAAGCGCGATCACCACACCCGCCGGGGCCTGCTGCAGATGGTCGGCCGCCGCCGTCGTCTGCTCAACTACCTGAAGAACACCGACATCGAGCGCTACCGTGCGCTGATCGCCGAGCTGGGGCTCCGCCGCTGA